The window TATCCATGGGTATTATAGGTCCTGTAGCGTCATATGTGATTTATAAAACTGGCATGAAAGCCAAACTTAATTTCTATCTCGTTGTTTTCCTGGCTACAGCTTTTGGAGACTGGGCTACTTACATTGTGACTTCTACGGAACTTGCCCTGGCATTTCCTGCAGGAGGAGTACTTACCTTTGCAGGTTTTATGAGCTCATTCGGCAAATTTGTTGCAATCTTTGCAATTACCCAGGTGCCTCTGGCAATCATGGAAGGAGCTGTCAGTGCTCTGCTCTTGAAGTATGTAATCAATGTTAAGAGTGACATTCTTGTTGAAATGAAAGTAATCGAAGCTTCTGTTGTCCGTAAAATCCGGGGGCTTTCTGCATGAGCAGGAAACTTGAAATTATAGTATTTACCATCATCCTTATTTTTGCAGCTCAGTTCTTTTATATGTCTTCTACTACGGACGCAGAATATGGCGGAGCTGACGACAAACCTGAAGGTGTAATTGAGGAAATAACAGGTGGAACTTACAAGCCCATTGCAGAACCTATCTGGGAACCACCAAGCGGGGAAATTGAAAGCCTGCTTTTCGGCCTTCAGGCAGCCATAGGTGCAGGGATTATCGGATACTTCTTAGGGTATTACAGAGCCAAAAACAACTATGGAAACAAGCTCGAATACAAAGACAAGAAAAAATTAGAAAGTGACAGAAATTCCCTCTAATCTCTTCTTCTACCATTTTTGCTTTTCTTCTTGAAAAAGGAGAAAGTTTTTATCTTTTGCCTTTTATTTTTAACCTTTAATTTTGAGTTTTCATCCACATATCTGCGGGTTTCACCTATGACCAATATTCTTGATGATTATGCACTTATGAGCCCTCTCAGGCACCGGAACAACTGGTTGAAACTAGCAGTAGTTCTTTTCGGGCTGCTTGTAGGAGTCTCTTCCACATCCCCCATCGCCCCTTTTTTCATAGCCCTTTGCATGAGCTTTACAACAGTTGCTCTCGGCAAAGCGCCCTTAAAATTATACCTGAAACTTCTTCTCGCCCCACTGGGTTTTGCATTCACAGGAGTGATTATCATTGCTTTCTTCTCAGGTTCGGGGCAGGAACTTCTATCCTTCAAACTCATAGGTTATCTCTTCTCAATAAAGGCAGACGGACTTGAACTTGCTCTCCTGGTTCTTTCAAGAACCATAAGCGGGATGTGTTGCCTTTATCTCCTTGCATTGACAACCCCTATGATAGAACTCTTTGCCGTGCTCAAGGCTTCCAGACTTCCGGCATCCTTTATAGAGCTGTCAATGCTGATCTACCGCTACATTTTCGTCTTTATGGACATGGCCCTTTGCATTAAGTATGCCCAGACCGTAAGGTTAGGTTACTCCAACTTCAGGCGTTCCATTTATTCCATGGGAATGCTTGGAAGCACACTTTTTATTAGGTCCTGGGAGCAAGGAGATAAACTCTTCCTTGCCATGAATTCAAGGTGCTATGACGGAAAAATGACTTTTTTCGAAGTACACAGGCCTGTAAGTGCAACAGAATTGCTTTTAACTTCTACTTACTTTCTTTCGACTCTTGCACTATTTTATTTTACAAAAAACATATCCATCATTTGAGGTAACATATTATGATTATTCTTGAGACCAGGGGCCTTAAATACACATACCCGGACGGGACTGCAGCTGTCCAGGGAATAAACATCGAGATCAAAAAAGGAAAAAAGATTGCCTTTGTAGGGCAAAACGGCTCCGGAAAGTCCACACTTTTCCTGCTCCTGAACGGGACCTTAAAGCCACAAGAAGGTGAAATCCTCTTCCATGGAGCCCCTATTAAGTATAATTCAAAGTCTCTCCGGGAAATCCGGAAATCCGTAGGAATTGTTTTTCAGAATGCCGATGACCAGATCTTTGCCCCCACGGTGTATCAAGATGTAGCTTTCGGGCCGGCAAACCTGGGGCATTCAAAAGAAAGGGTCGAGACCTGCGTACAGCAAGCCCTTGAGCAGGTAGGACTTTCCAACTTGAAGGACAAGCCTCCCCACCATCTGAGTGGAGGACAGAAAAAGAGGGTTGCAATTGCAGGGGTTATGGCAATGGAACCCGAGGTAATCATTCTGGACGAACCCCTCTCAAACCTTGATCCGGTGGGTGCGGATGAAATACTGGATCTGCTCAACGAATTTAACCAATTCGGAAGTACGATAATAATTTCCACTCACGATGTAGACCTGGCTTACCGCTGGTCTGACTATGTGTACCTCATGTCAAACAGCAAACTTATAGGGCAGGGGACACCTGTCGAGGTCTTCAAAGAGCTGGAGCTTCTTAAAAAAACAGGTCTGCGCCAGCCCACTACCCTTGAGATTTATCATGAAATTGAGAGAAGAGGGCTTGCATACGGCAAAAATTCCCCTAAAACCATACCTGACCTTGTCAACACTTTAAAGCCACTTGACCTGATGTGGGTTGATGTCCCTCCCGGAGTCCGGGAAGGCGACAACCTGAATCTCGGGGTTATGTATGGGGAATATGCGACCCAGTCTCCTTATGAAGCGATTAATGCCACGGTCCTGCATATCCACCCTGACGGCAGGGCTATTGTTGAGCTGAAGCGCAAAGGGATCAAAGCCGGAGGAGTTCTGCTTTACGATACCGACAGCTATTCCCTGCCAGAAGTCAGGCAGATCCTGAAAGATGGAGAAATTGCCTTCGTGGGGGCAATGGGCAAGAAAAGTAAGAATCTTGCCGAACAGGACGGAATCCGACTGGATGTTACCACAGGCGTTATAGACAAGTCGATCCTGATGGCACTCTGCGGAAAACGCTGCCTTATCCTCACAACAGGCGGGATGGTGGACCATGCCCTGAAAAGGACCCGGGAATATGTAGAAAAAAGCGGGATAGAGTTTACTGTGGGCGTGGTTAACAGGGAAGGCGGATGTAAGTGGACTGAAGAAGAGGATAGCAACCCTGAAGTGCTTGAGATATAATTTTCCTCTTTTCCCCTCCTTTTTAGTCCTTTTTTTAGAATCTTTTTTTAGTCCCTCTTTTTTCTTCCCTTCCCTTATATTTCGCTATAAGTCTTCTTTAGCAGAAGTGCGTCTTCTTCCAGGATCGGGCTTTCGCAAATAACCCGTCCCCGAACTTCGAATTCTTTAAGAGCTTTTAATAGATCAGGATAATTAAAGTCTGATTCTTTAAGGGGCAGATGTCTCTTTTCCCCATTCCCTCCATATTCGATTCCCGAAACATGCATGTGCATATTTGCAAGCCCTTCTTTTCCAAGGGCATTTTCTACTTTCGAGAGGATTGCCGTAAATTCGGGATAGGAGTTTTCCTTCCCTTCCCTTGCGTGCATGTGGGAAAAGTCCAGGCAGGGCATAACCCCTTCGATTTCTTCGCTTAAGGCAAGCACTTCTTCAAGGGTCCCAAACTGGGAACGCTTGCCCATGGTCTCAGGACGAAGGACTGCAGGTATCCCTTCCCCCCGGAGCTGCTCTGTAAGCTCCCGGAGGGCTGTTGAGACATTTTCATAGGTGGCTGGCTTGCTGCTCTTCT is drawn from Methanosarcina lacustris Z-7289 and contains these coding sequences:
- a CDS encoding energy-coupling factor ABC transporter ATP-binding protein — its product is MIILETRGLKYTYPDGTAAVQGINIEIKKGKKIAFVGQNGSGKSTLFLLLNGTLKPQEGEILFHGAPIKYNSKSLREIRKSVGIVFQNADDQIFAPTVYQDVAFGPANLGHSKERVETCVQQALEQVGLSNLKDKPPHHLSGGQKKRVAIAGVMAMEPEVIILDEPLSNLDPVGADEILDLLNEFNQFGSTIIISTHDVDLAYRWSDYVYLMSNSKLIGQGTPVEVFKELELLKKTGLRQPTTLEIYHEIERRGLAYGKNSPKTIPDLVNTLKPLDLMWVDVPPGVREGDNLNLGVMYGEYATQSPYEAINATVLHIHPDGRAIVELKRKGIKAGGVLLYDTDSYSLPEVRQILKDGEIAFVGAMGKKSKNLAEQDGIRLDVTTGVIDKSILMALCGKRCLILTTGGMVDHALKRTREYVEKSGIEFTVGVVNREGGCKWTEEEDSNPEVLEI
- a CDS encoding TIM barrel protein codes for the protein MSFEKLFFGTAGVPRSTKASTSTAGIERVRELGLDCMELEFVQGVRMREKGAGAVLETAERENIALSVHAPYYINLNSPEEEKLKASMERIYQAARIGSLCGAKSIVLHAAFYQKSSKPATYENVSTALRELTEQLRGEGIPAVLRPETMGKRSQFGTLEEVLALSEEIEGVMPCLDFSHMHAREGKENSYPEFTAILSKVENALGKEGLANMHMHVSGIEYGGNGEKRHLPLKESDFNYPDLLKALKEFEVRGRVICESPILEEDALLLKKTYSEI
- the cbiQ gene encoding cobalt ECF transporter T component CbiQ produces the protein MTNILDDYALMSPLRHRNNWLKLAVVLFGLLVGVSSTSPIAPFFIALCMSFTTVALGKAPLKLYLKLLLAPLGFAFTGVIIIAFFSGSGQELLSFKLIGYLFSIKADGLELALLVLSRTISGMCCLYLLALTTPMIELFAVLKASRLPASFIELSMLIYRYIFVFMDMALCIKYAQTVRLGYSNFRRSIYSMGMLGSTLFIRSWEQGDKLFLAMNSRCYDGKMTFFEVHRPVSATELLLTSTYFLSTLALFYFTKNISII
- a CDS encoding energy-coupling factor ABC transporter permease, with the translated sequence MHIMEGFLPTPWWQIWFAVSIPVIAYGIYKMDKLIKEKREILPLLAVAGAFIFVLSSLKMPSVTGSCSHPTGTGVAAIMFGPAITAVLSTIVLIYQALFLAHGGLTTLGANVLSMGIIGPVASYVIYKTGMKAKLNFYLVVFLATAFGDWATYIVTSTELALAFPAGGVLTFAGFMSSFGKFVAIFAITQVPLAIMEGAVSALLLKYVINVKSDILVEMKVIEASVVRKIRGLSA
- a CDS encoding energy-coupling factor ABC transporter substrate-binding protein, producing MSRKLEIIVFTIILIFAAQFFYMSSTTDAEYGGADDKPEGVIEEITGGTYKPIAEPIWEPPSGEIESLLFGLQAAIGAGIIGYFLGYYRAKNNYGNKLEYKDKKKLESDRNSL